From Halorussus lipolyticus:
GCTCGCCATCGCCGGCGTACCGGGGTTCAACGGTTTCGTCAGCAAGGGGATGGTCATCGACAGCGCCGACGCTGGCGGCCTCGAACTGCTCTGGTGGGCGCTGGTCGTCGGCGGCGTCGGCACGGTGGTCTCGTTCGCCAAGTTCGGCTACTACGCCTTCCTCGGCGAGCGCCACGGCGACTCCGCCGACGAGATTCCGTCCCTCGCTCCGGTCGAGGCTGTCCCGCTGGTCGCCGTCTCGGTCGCCTGCGTGGCTCTCGGGCTTTTCCCGGACCTCCTGTTCGCGGTCCTTCCGCCGGGAACCGAGGAGGCCAAGGTGTTCGTCTCGTCGCAGTTCACGAAGGCCGGGGCGGTGCTGGTCGCGGGCCTCGCCGTCTTCGCCCTGCTGAAGCGCCCGCTCTCGAAAGTGACCGGCGCGCCCGACCTCGATTCGGTCTACCACCCGGCGGGCCGGGCCGCGCTCGACTTCGCGGCCGAGGCGACGATTCGCGTTGCGACGGCGCTGGATTCGGTGGCCTCGTCGGTGAACACAGCGGGCGACCGCTGGCAGACCGCGACGTTTCCGGAGGGCCGCCTCGACCCCATCGGCGTCGGGGTCCTGTTGGTCGTGCTGACGCTCGCGGTGGTGTTGGCGGTCCTCCTCGGGGTGTGACGCGAACGAGGGGTCGCCGGTCACTCCGGCGGGCCGAGGGAGACGAACTCCAGTCCCCTCTTGCCGAGTAATTTCCGCGCTCGCTCGGTCACCGACGGCGAGACCAGAATCCCGCGAATCTCGGCGTCCGCGTGGAGGTCCCGGTCCAGCGCCTCGACGTAGCGCGCGAGTTGGCCCACCGCGTCCGGCCCGACTCGCTTGCGCTTGAGTTCGACCACGATGGTCTTGCCGTCCCGGTCCTCGCCGTAGATGTCCACCGCGCCGGCGGGGGTCTCGCGCTCGGTGGCCAGCGGTCGGAACCCCGGTTCCACGAGGTCCGGGTCGTCCAAGATTCGCTGGCGGAGGTCCTCCTCGGTGCCTCGGAGGGCGAGGTCACGCTGGTCGGTCACGTCGAAGGTGGCGACCTGTTGGACCTGCTCGAAGGCGACGAGGAGTTCCTCGTCGGGCGACGACCGCACGCTCCGAATCCGGAACTGGCCGTCCTCGACGCCGGCCTCGTGGGCGCACCCCGGCGGTTGCCAGTTGACGGGTTTCTGGCCCTCGTCGGTGTGGACCAGCGCGGTCCCGTCGGGTTTGAGGACGACCAGTCGGTCGCCGGGACCGAGGGTGCTGACAGCGCGGCCCTCGTACTCGACGGTACACCGGCCGAAGACGGTAATCATCTCGGCGCGGTCGATTGCGGTGGCGACTCGGGCGCGGGCCTCCTCGGCGTCGGGTCGGTGGAGGGTGTCGCTCTCGGCGGGATGCTCCCCAGAGCCATCGCTGGTCGAGTCGCCGTCCGCGGGGTCGCTGTCTGCGGAATCACCGCTTGCGGGGTCGCCGTCTGCGAATGTCACTATCCCGGCGTAGGCGGCGAGCGCACTAAAGCGGCCCGCGTCGGCGAGGTGACGAGCAGGCAGACAGTCGAAGGGCCGCTCAGTCGGGCAGAATCACCTCCCGGTCGGCGTCCCACGCCGTCACGCGCTCGGCGAGGTAGTCGGTCGCCTCGGCGGGCGAGAAGCACTCGCGGTCCACCGCGTCGCCGACCACGGTTTTAGTTCCGCGGAACCACCCCCGGAAGTAGTCGGCGTCGTCGCCGACTGCGACCAGCGCGCCGTGGCCGACCGTCTCGCTTCGCTCGACCTCCTCGCAGTCGCCTTCGAGGCCGAACCAGCAGACGTGGAAGGCCGTGGTCTCGTAGTCGGTCCCGACGCGGTAGACGGCCTCGTGGTGGAGGAAATCGAGGTGTTCGCCGACGATTTCGGCGAGCGAGCAGTCGGTGGCTATCGGTTCGGGGTCCACCGCGAACGACGAGTCCGTGGCGAAGGGGGTATCAGCAGAGAGGCGACCGCACAGCGCGAAGTCGGCCCCGCCCCAGTGAGAGCGATGGAGGTCGTAGCGGGGGTCCTCGGCGGTTTCGTCGGCCTCGCGGGAGAGCGGCCGGTCGGCGTCGTCGAAGGGTGGTGTGTCGTCGGCGGGTCCATCGTCGGTGTCGTCGCGGCGGTAAGCCAGCAGTGCGCGGTGTCCCATCGGGGCGAGTTGGCCGCCCCTTTCGATTTAAATCTACGCTGGACCGGCGGGCAGTATTTCGATACGTGTCTAACCGTCGGTTGCTCCTCGTCGGCGTGAACAAACAGTCCGAAAGACAATCTTTTGATTTCTAAAGCCGTCTAAACATTCCTGAAGGAACTGTAAAAGTGTCCGAACCTATCCGTCACGACCGCGACCGAGGACCTCCTCGGCAACCGTTCCACGCGGCGGTTGGCGCTATCCATCCTGCGCCCAATCGGCGCGCGAGCAAGCGAGGCCACCATCGGGGTCGGGAAATCGCGCTCATCTGTCGGCCTGAACCACCGAGGCGGAATTTCGGGGCCTCGACCGCCGGAAGTCCCCTTTTAAACTCCGTGAGTGGTGAACCCCGCCGCTTTTTATCGTGACCGGCGTACTTAGTCAGGATTGAATGGGTAACGAACGTCAAAATCTAGTCGGCGACGCGCTGAATCACCCCCGACGACGCGCGGTGATTCGCCGTTTGGTCACCAAGTACCTCCCGATACCCGTTCCCTCGTTCGCAACGTATCTCGCTCTCTCTCAGTTTCCCGACGCCGAAACCGACGATTTCGAGGCCTTCCGGGCCGAGGTGTACGACGAACTCGTCCGGACCCACCTGCCGAAACTCCACGAGGCCGGTATCGTGGACTACGACCCCGAGGTCGGTGACGGCGTTATCGACGAGGGACCGGAGTTCGAACGCGCCGTGGCGCTCGTGGAGCGTCCGGCGTAGCGCCTCGTCTGTCTCGCACTTTTCCCGGACTCAGGCGATGGCTTCCTCCTCGTCGTCGGCCGAGACGAGGTGTTCCATCCCCCAGTCGCGCATCTCGTAGATGAGCGGTTCCAGCGACTCGCCCTGTTCTGTCAGCGAGTAGTTCACCCGAACCGGCTTTTCGCTCACGATTTCGCGGTTCACTAACTGCTTCTCCTCCAAATCGTCGAGGCTGTCCGAGAGGACCTTGCTGGAGATGCCCCCAACGTCGTCTTTGAGTTCGTTGAACCCCATCGGCCCGCCGTCGAGGAGTCGGTGGATGACCACGGGGTGCCACTTCTTGCCGACCAGCGTCGCAGTCGCGGTAATCGGACACCACTCCTTGCCGGCGCACCAGATTGGCAGTCTCTCCTCGGAGTCGCTCATGCGGGGCGGTACTCCCGCCGGGCAAAAATAGTTACTTCTTCCCATCTAGTTACCGAGAGTAACCGACCCTCAATCTTCTCGGAGCGTCTCGACGCACTCGTCCAGAAAGTCGGGGTACTGAAAGCTCGCGTCGGGTTCGAGTTTGACCACGACCCCGCGATTCCGCGAGAGGTAGAGGTGGACCGCCGTGGCCTTCTCGTGGCGCAGGAGCATGGCTTTCGCCTCCCCGAGATGGAAGTAGACGTCCTCTACGTGTTCGCGGTTGAACACCGCCAGCGACCGGTGGATGATGGTGTCGAGTTCGAGGCCCGAGAGGTCGGCTTTGAGGTCGCCGCGGATGTAGCGCACGTCGTAGGAGTAGTCGTCGCTGTCGAAGGAGGCGACCCACCGGAGTCGGTCGCCGAACGTCTCTTCGAGGTCGTCCGTGAGTCGGTCGTACCGGGGTTTCGGCATGGAGGGACGCACGAGACGAATGCTCAAAAGCGTTCGTGGCGGGCGGGTCGCCATCGGGTCCGCTCTCACTCCACGTCGCGCTTGAGTTCGGCGAGTTCGTTCATCGCCTCCAAGGGCGTCATCGTCGCCACGTCCATGTCCCGGAGTCGCTCCGCCAGCGCGTCCGCCGACCCGTCGGCCACCGCCTCGGGCGTGGGGCTTTGGTCCGGTTCGGGCGCTCGTTCCGCCTCTCGCTCGTCGTCCGCCACGCCGGCAGACTCGGGGTGCGTCTCGCTGAGCAAGTCCCGAGCGCGCTCCACCACGTCGTCCGGGACGCCGGCCTCCCGAGCGACCTGCACGCCGTAGGAGGCCGTGGCCGCTCCTCGGCGCACGTCGTGGTCGAACGAGACCTCCTCGTCTGTCTGGTCCGCGGCGAAGTGGAGGTTGAACGCGCGAGGCAGTTCGTCGGCGGTTTCGGTGAGTTCGTGGTGATGGGTCGCAAAGAGGGTGAGAGCGCCGATTTCGTCGTGGACGTACTCGGTGACGGCGCGGGCGATGGCGAGGCCGTCGGTGGTGCTGGTGCCCCGGCCCACTTCGTCCAGCAGGACCAGCGACTCGTCGGTCGCGCTCCGGAGAATCGAGGAGAGTTCGACCATCTCGACCATGAAGGTGGAGCGTCCTCCGGCGATGTCGTCGCTCGCGCCGACTCGGGTGAACACCCTGTCTACCGGGTCGATGCGGGCGCTGGCGGCGGGGACGAAGCTACCGGTCTGGGCGAGGACGGTGACGAGAGCCACCTGTCGCATGTAGGTCGATTTGCCCGACATGTTCGGCCCGGTGATGACCGCGAAGGCCGACTCGGGGTCGAGGTGGGCGTCGTTGGGCACGAACGACTGCTGGGTGCGCTCGACCACCGGGTGACGACCGCCCTCGATGTGGATGCCGTCGCCGCCGATTTTGGGCCGGGCGTAGTCCCGCGTGGCGGCGACTTCCGCGAGGGCGGCCAGCACGTCCACTTCGGCGAGGGCGTCGGCGAGGGCTTGGACGCGCTCGGATTCGTCTGCGACCTCGCTCCGCACTTCGCGGAACAGTTCGTGTTCGAGGTCGTCGGCCCGGTTCTCGGCGCGCAGAATCTCGTCCTCGCGCTCCTTGAGTTCGGGGGTGTAGAACCGCTCGGAGTTCTTGAGCGTCTGTCTGCGGTTGTAGTCGTCGGGCACCGAATCGAGGTTCGGGTTCGTGACCTCGATGTAGTAGCCGTGGACCGAGTTGTGCCCGACCTTCAGCGAGTCGATGCCGGTGCGCTCGCGCTCCTGCTGTTCGAGGCTGTCTATCCACGCTTTGCCCTCGCGTTCGGTCTCTCTCAGCGAATCGAGTTCGTCGTCGTAGCCCTCCCGAATCACGTCGCCCTCGGTAATCTCGCGGGGCGGGTTCTCCCGAATCGCTCGCTCGACGAGATTTCGCACGTCCGCCAACTCGTCCAGACGCTCGCGGAGTTCGGCGAGTTTCGGACTCTCGAAGTCGGCCATCTCGGCCTTGAGTTCGGGCACCACGTCGAGGGTGTCCTTGAGCGACCGGAGGTCCCGAGCGTTGGCCCGACCGCGGGAGATTCTGGCGATGAGACGCTCGATGTCGTACACGTCCCGGAGGAGTTCCCGGACCTCCTCGCGGGCCTGTAGGTTGTGGGTCCACTCCTCGACGGCGTCGAGTCGGGCCTCGATGCGGTCGGGTTCGAGGAGGGGCCGCCGAAGCCAGTCTTTCAACTTCCGACTTCCGAGCGCGCAGGAGGTCTCGTCCAGCACCCCCAGCAGGGTCACGTCGTCGTCGCCGTGGACCGTCCGGCGGTCGAACAGTTCGAGGCTTGAGAGCGCCACCCGGTCCAACAGCATGTACTCGCGGGGTTCGTACCGAGTGAGGTGGTTGAGGTAGTCGAGGTGGCCGCCGTCGTCGGCGTCCACTCCCTCGCTGTCCCCCGCCACGCCGCCGCGGGTGTACTCGGCGTAGGCCAGCAGGGCACCGCAGGCCCGGATTTCCACGTCGGCGGTGAGTCGCGCGTCGGGGGACCCGAAGTAGCTCTCGACCTTCTCGGCCGCTGTCTCGAACTCGAACGCCTCTGGGTCGTGGGGCGTCACCATGCAGTCGGCGTCGAAGGGGTCGGCGGTGGTCTCGGGTTCCACGATGGCCTCCGCCGGGGCGAATCGGCTTACCTCGTCGGCGACGGTTTCGGCTCTGCGGGTGCTGGTCGCGTAGAAGTCGCCGGTCGAAACGTCCAGCAGGGCCAGTCCGTATCTGTCGGGGTCCTCGGTCAGGCACGCCACGAAGTTGTTGTCGTCGGTATCGAGGAGTTCGTCCTCTGTCAAGGTGCCCGGCGTGACGACGCGGGTGACTGCCCTATCGACGACGCCGGTGGTCTCCTCGGGTTCCTGCACTTGGTCTGCGACGGCGACCCGGTAGCCAGCGTCCAGTAAGGTCTCGATGTACGACTCGGCGCTGTCGATGGGGATGCCCGCCATCGGGTAAGTGCCGGTCGAGTCCTCGCGCTGTGTCAGCGCGATTTCGAGGAGTCTGGCCGTCCGTTCGGCGGCCTCGCAGAAGGTTTCGTAGAAATCGCCGACCTGAAAGAGGACGAGCGAGTCGTCGTACCGCCGACAGAGTTCGAAGTACTGGCTCATCATCGGCGTCAACTCGTCCTCGTTCTCGGCCATCTTCTCGGGTTCCCCCAGCGCCGCGTCCATGGGTGCAAGTAGAGTGGTCCCAGCCCAATAAGCAATCGGAACTCGGCGAGGGGACGGCGATTCGTGGGTCGGATAGACGGCCGGACTTGCTAACTTTGCGGTCGTCGCCGTCGCTTTCCCGGACTGGTGGCCGACTCGGAACCGACAGAATCACGGGCGGACGGAAGGGCTAACCTTCGGTAGCGACTACGAACGGCCATGAATCAAGCCACCGACAAGCCGGTCCACCTCGAAGACGCCGACGACCTCGACGCCTTCGTCGCCGACAACGACCTCGCGCTGGTCGATTTCTACACCGAGGGGTGTTCGCTCTGTCAGGCCATCGAACCCGTGGTGGGCAACGTCGCTCGCGCCACCGACGTCGCCGTCGCGCTCTGCAATCCCCGCGACGACCCGCCGCTGATAGAGCGCTTCGACGTGCGGAGCGTGCCGACCCTCCTGCTGTTCGAGGACGGCGAACTGGTCGACAAGATGGCCGACGGGTTCCAAGGCACCGATGCCGTCGTGGAGTTCGTGGAGCGTCGTGGCGAGGACGCCGACAGCGACGGGGCGACCGCCGCGGAGAGCGACGACGAGTAACAGTAGGGAATGACGCGCTGGGCTCTCGGGTAACTACACATTTCCTAAAGACAATAGTAGATTTTTAAAGGAATTGTTCCATTGTCTCCGGTGGACGCGCAGTTATCGCGTGACCACCGCGCCCGCAACTCGACTACTCCTGCAACTCGATTTCGATGGCGACCATTCCCTCGGTCGTCCGCTGGCAGTCAGTCGCCCGGTTTCCGACTGGCGCGCCACCGAGGAGATACCGGAAATCCCGACCGCCGAGCGTCCGCTTTTGGGTCCGCGGACCCAACCTCGCCCGTGAGCCAGCAATCCACCGACGCCCTGTCGATTTACTCCGATTACGTCTGCCCGTTCTGCTACCTCGGCAAGGCCGCGATGGAGGAGTACCGCCAGCAAGCCGACGACCCGCCCGAGGTCGAGTGGCGCTTCTACGACCTCCGGGGGTACAAGCGCAACCCCGACGGGAGCATCGACCACGACGTAGCCGACGGCAAGGACGACGACTACTTCGAACAGGTCCGGGAGAACGTCGAGCGACTCAAGAACCGCTACGACGTGGAGATGGACCTCGACTTCTCGACGGACGTGGACTCGTGGAACGCCCAGCAGGCCGCCCTCTACGTCCGCCAGAGCTACGACGAGGACACCTTCCTCGACTTCCACGAATCCGTCTTCGAGGTCCTCTGGCAGGAGGGTCGGGACATCGGCGACCCGGACGTGCTGGCCGACATCGCCGACGAGACCGGCATCGACTCCGAGGAAATCCGGGATGCGACCGACGACGAGACGCTCGAAGCCGAACTCCGCGAGCGGTTCGAGCAGGCCCAGCAGGCCGGCGTCTCGGGCATTCCGACCTTCGTCTACGAGGGCCACGCCGCCCGCGGCGCGATTCCGCCCGAGCAGTTCGAGCGACTGATCGAAGGCGGCCAGTAACTTCCGAAATCGAGTCAGTCGTCGCTATTTTCGATAATGGAAGGGTAGAACAGGAAACCATAATTACAAGCACGATATAACGTGGGTCAAATGGCCGTAAGTCGAATATTCAATCAGTTCACCCTTTTCGACATCTTCGGTAATCTTATTCCCGGAACCATCGTCTTGGCCGCGCTCGTTTCCGTCTTTCCGATGGAAAACGTGACGCAAATCGCCTCCGCACCGCTCGGAATTCAGTTCCTCCTCGCCATCATCGCGTTCGCACTCGGTCACGTTATCCAGCAACACGCCTCCGAAGCGGCGGGCAAACGTGAAACGTTCAAGTTCACTATCCTCTCTGCCCAATCGTACGATACGTCTCCCTCGACTGGAGTAGACGACTACGACGGCAATCAAAGGCGTCTCTATCTGCCGTACTATTACTGGAACGAGTGTATCGGGGACCCAGTTCGTGAATACGTCGGCCAATCTCTCGTGGGTCGAATCACCGTTTTCCCTGCTCGTCTCTATCGGTCGGTCATCGAGGCCGTACTCTTGGTCAAAGTGAAAAAAGACGAACCGCTCCCCGACAACCGGTTGGCGAGTAAAGTTTGGAAAATTTGTAAGAAGAAGTACCGTCTGGACAACAACTACAACAACTACGGTGACCTCCTCCATCTCATTTCGAGCGACTTGGAAAACCACGGCACGTCCCGCGCGTTACGATTTCAAGCGATTCGAAATTTCCAGCGCGGAATGTGGATTGCCTGCTTCTATGCTTCCGTCCTCTACTTCTGGGTCGAGTTTTCCCAGTTTCTTCCGAGACTGTTCTATGATTGGCTTTCCGTAATCGGTATTCAACCGTGGACGCCCGCGATACTCGACATCTGGAGTCCCGTCTGGACGCTTTGGCTCCTTACTGGAATTGTCTCGTACTCCTTCTGGGAACTCAAGGAGAAGTACGAAGAAGAGTTCATAGAATACCTTTTCACCGATTACGTCACGTCTCAGTCGGGAGAATTGGCCTAAGACCGAGCGACGGCGTTGTTTAACTGCTTTTTCGGTTCGTCGGTGATTTCCGCGAAACGCCACACCGTGTGACGCTTATCCTGACTCTTCAGAGTGGCTATAATCGTCTCGCCCTCGTTCAACTCCTCAACCCGATTTTTTAGTTTCGAGTCGTACTGCGCGTTCATCTCTACTGCCACGAGGTATCCCGAGCGTTGTGGGTGCAGGTCTTCGAGCCACACGTCTCCCTGCGAATCGACAATATCTTCCACCCGATAACGCGACGTAACCTCGTGACTCATTGTACAATGGGTTCTCTATTCCACGGTATATGATTGTTGTGGAAACCGGCATAAACAAAGGGAACGGCCGGGTTCATGCTACACTTCGCCCGGACCGGACCAGATTCCCGGCCAGCAGGCCGACGCTCACGACGAAGAACAGCGCGCCGAGCGGCGAGGCCAAATCCACGAACAGCCAGTAGAGCGGCGCGGCCGCGGCGGGACCCACCGAGACCACGGCCATCTCGGCGAGAACCGGGCCACAGCAACAGCAGGCGTTGGGCGCGGCGACGGCCGCCGACCCGGCGGTGGCCTCTGCCCCGCCGCCCGACGAGTTTGCTCGCCACTGGGAGGCTAGCAGGGCGGCGTTGAGTCCCACGAGGACCGCCACCAGTCCGACCAGCAGGCCCATCCCGACAGAGACGACGCCGCTGAGGGGCGCGGTCCCGAGGAAGTCGTGGAAGTGGAACTCGACCGCGGGCCAGTAGACCAGCGGGTTCGTGACCTGCGAGGTCGTGACGAAACTGGATTCGAGTTCGACGCCGCGGCCGGGTTCGGGCACGAAGGTCAACATCCCCATCGAGAACATGAAGAACAGGCCCGCGACGACGCCCGTGCCGGTTCCGAACCACCTGCTCGGTCGGTCGGCGAGCGCCCGGCCGACCAGACCGCGAGCGTCGCGCCAGACGACGTAGCCGACCGTCACGGGGACCGAAAGCGCCAGCAGGTAGCCCAGCGGGTTGGTCAGCGACCCCGGCACGACGACTGGGTAGGCGACCCACAGGCCCAACAGCATCCCGAGCGCGGCGTACCGAGGCCGGTCGGGCCACTGCATCCGACCGACGACGAGGCTTCCGACCACGATTGCGAGGCCGATACCGAGCGTCAGCGGGCCGTACCACGCCCTCGCAATCGGGGGCTGACTGGCCGCGAGCGATTCGACCGGCGAGAGTTGCACGAGTCCAATCGCGCCGACCGCGGCCACCGCGAGGCCGGCGAACGCGCCCGACAGCGCGGCCGTCGCCGAGGTCCGCCGGCGCGCGTAGCCGCTTCCGACCGCGACGACGACGCCGACCAGAAGGACCGCGAGCGCGAGCCATTGGGGCATCGGCGGCGCGGCCTCGCCGCCGTGGGCCGACGCGACCGGCATCGCGGCGAGCGCGGCGAACAGCGTCCCTCCTCGGGCGACAGAACGAGTGTTCATGGGCGGGACTCGGCGTCGGAGCGATTTGTATTCGTTGCATCCCGGATTGGCGGTCGGACTGATGTCTCGTCACGCCGCACCAGCCAGCAGGTCGCCGACGACGAACGCGACCACCGCCGCGAGCATCCCGATGGCGAACATCTCCGCACCGCTCCGGAGCCATCCCCGGTCGGTCACGAGGCTCCGACTCGCGCCGACGACGAAGAACGTGACGCCCGTGACCGCGACGGCTGACGGGAACAGCGGCCGGACCGCCAGCGCGTAGGGAATCAGCGGCATCACCCCCGCGAGGACGAACGCGACGAAGGTGGCCAGCGCGGTACTGGCGGGGGATTTACCGTCGGCCTCGGCCGCCGAGGAGTCGCCGCGACTCTCTCGATAGGCGAGTTCCGACTGCCTGCTCAGGTAGTTGCTCATCCCCATCGAGAAGCCGTCGGCAAAGAGGTTGGCCGCGCCCAGCACGAGGACGATGGAGGGCGACAGCGATGCACCCGCGACGCCCGCCACGACGGCGAACGTGGTCACGATGCCGTCGTTCGCGCCGTAGACGAACTCCGCGATGTACGCGCCGGACCGCTCGGCGTCGTCGCCCAGCAGGACTTCCAACATGCCGAGGAGTACGCGACCATCCGCAAAGAATCTCGGCGTCGTGGAGAAATCCCTGCAAACGGTCGGGAGCGATATAAACTCGAAAGCAATGATTTTGTTGCTCTGGCTCGCTCGGGTCGCCGAAAGCTACGTCCGCGTGGCCGCCGACCCTCCGCTATGGACGACGCCCTCTCGGAGTTCGGCCGGCGCGACTGGCAGACCGAATCGGACCTCGAACTCCTGCGGTTCGCCATGATAGGGTTGGGGTGGTGGACCCGCGAGGAGGCCATTCCCGCCACGGAACAGAGCGACTGGTGCGAGACCACCGTGGTCGTCAGCGGCGACCACGACAAGGCTGAGGACGTGGCCGAGTCCGCGGAGCGCGCCGAGACAGCCATCACCTACGACGAGTTCCACGACGGCGCGGCAACCGACGAGTACGATGCAGTCTACATCGCCACGCCGAACGCCAAGCACCTCGAATTCGCGGAGTCGGCCGCCGAGTTCGGCAAGGCTGTTCTCTGCGAGAAACCGATGGAGGCGACCCCCGAACGCGCCCGCCGGATGGTCGGGACCTGCGAGGACGCCGACGTTCCGCTCATGGTCGCCTACCGGATGCAGACCGAACCCGCGGTCCGCCGGGCGCGGGAACTCGTCCAGAACGGTGCCATCGGCGACCCCGTGCTGGTCCACGGGAGCATGTCCCAGCGCCTGCTGGAGATGATTCCCAACCCCGACCAGTGGCGACTGAATCCCGACCTCTCGGGGCCGGGAGCGTCCGTGATGGACCTCGGTATCTATCCCCTGAACACCGCTCGGTTCGTCCTCGACGCCGAACCCGCCGAAGTCTCGGCGTTCGCCCGGTCAGACGACGACGCCTTCGACGACGTGCCCGACGAGGTTGCCACCTTTGAGATTCGCTTCGACGACGGCACTCTCTCGGCCTGCTCGGCAAGCCAGAACGCCGCCCAGTCGAGTCACCTCAAAGTCGTCGGCACCGAGGGCGAGGTCAGCGTCGAACCTGCGTTCTTCGACCGCCAGAACCGGAAGTTCGCGCTCGAAGTCGGTGGCAACCGGGCCAACGTTGAGTACGAGCAGGTTGACCAGATGCTGGAGGAGTTCGACTACTTCGTCCACCAAATTCGGACCGACGGCGAGATTCATCCCGACGGCCGCCACGGCCTGACCGACATCGAGGCCATGCACGCCGTCTACGAGAGCGCCGAGACGGGTTCGACGGTCTCGCTCTCGGATATTTGATATAGCGGGAAACAATTTACCACCGTCTCCTCGCCGAACGTTTATAAACGAAGCCGGGACCAATTCGGGCCACTCTGACGAGTTCCAGCGACAGACGCGAGGCGAATAGACCGCCGAACGACCGGACCCCCGAACGTGGCCACGAGAGGCGCGCTCCGACTCGAAGAATCACGCCGTTCAGTCGTCGCAAGCGCCGCGAGGAGCGACGCGAAGAATAGCGAGTGCCGGAATTCGCCGAAAGAAAGCGTTCAGCCGAGGAGGTAGCCCAGTTTCGGGTACCGCTCGGTCAGGGTCTCGCCGCCGAGGTCGTAGTTCTCGATGATGGCGTCCAGTCCGAGGATGCGGCCCGCGCCGAACGCCGCGACGGCGAGGAACACCAGCATGTACGCGAAGTCCCCGTTGATGAGGCCGTGGGCGACGTCCCAGTTGCTGAAGTAGAACATCAGCATCATGAACGCGCCGAAGAACGCCGCGAGGCGGGTCAGCACGCCCACCAGCAGGGCCATCCCGATGAGGAGTTCGCCCCACGGGACCGCGATGCTGAGGAAGTCAGCGAACCAGACTGTCGAACCCATCCAGTGGAACATCTCGACCAGCGGACTCTCGGCCGGAACCGCGTTCATCAGGTAGCCAGTCGCGCTGAACGGTTCCGCGGCGGTAATCTTGTCCCATCCGGAGTAGAGGAATGCGTAGCCCATCATGAGGCGTAACGCGAGGACGA
This genomic window contains:
- a CDS encoding thioredoxin family protein, yielding MNQATDKPVHLEDADDLDAFVADNDLALVDFYTEGCSLCQAIEPVVGNVARATDVAVALCNPRDDPPLIERFDVRSVPTLLLFEDGELVDKMADGFQGTDAVVEFVERRGEDADSDGATAAESDDE
- a CDS encoding winged helix-turn-helix transcriptional regulator, with product MSDSEERLPIWCAGKEWCPITATATLVGKKWHPVVIHRLLDGGPMGFNELKDDVGGISSKVLSDSLDDLEEKQLVNREIVSEKPVRVNYSLTEQGESLEPLIYEMRDWGMEHLVSADDEEEAIA
- a CDS encoding DUF6735 family protein, whose amino-acid sequence is MGHRALLAYRRDDTDDGPADDTPPFDDADRPLSREADETAEDPRYDLHRSHWGGADFALCGRLSADTPFATDSSFAVDPEPIATDCSLAEIVGEHLDFLHHEAVYRVGTDYETTAFHVCWFGLEGDCEEVERSETVGHGALVAVGDDADYFRGWFRGTKTVVGDAVDRECFSPAEATDYLAERVTAWDADREVILPD
- the mutS gene encoding DNA mismatch repair protein MutS, yielding MDAALGEPEKMAENEDELTPMMSQYFELCRRYDDSLVLFQVGDFYETFCEAAERTARLLEIALTQREDSTGTYPMAGIPIDSAESYIETLLDAGYRVAVADQVQEPEETTGVVDRAVTRVVTPGTLTEDELLDTDDNNFVACLTEDPDRYGLALLDVSTGDFYATSTRRAETVADEVSRFAPAEAIVEPETTADPFDADCMVTPHDPEAFEFETAAEKVESYFGSPDARLTADVEIRACGALLAYAEYTRGGVAGDSEGVDADDGGHLDYLNHLTRYEPREYMLLDRVALSSLELFDRRTVHGDDDVTLLGVLDETSCALGSRKLKDWLRRPLLEPDRIEARLDAVEEWTHNLQAREEVRELLRDVYDIERLIARISRGRANARDLRSLKDTLDVVPELKAEMADFESPKLAELRERLDELADVRNLVERAIRENPPREITEGDVIREGYDDELDSLRETEREGKAWIDSLEQQERERTGIDSLKVGHNSVHGYYIEVTNPNLDSVPDDYNRRQTLKNSERFYTPELKEREDEILRAENRADDLEHELFREVRSEVADESERVQALADALAEVDVLAALAEVAATRDYARPKIGGDGIHIEGGRHPVVERTQQSFVPNDAHLDPESAFAVITGPNMSGKSTYMRQVALVTVLAQTGSFVPAASARIDPVDRVFTRVGASDDIAGGRSTFMVEMVELSSILRSATDESLVLLDEVGRGTSTTDGLAIARAVTEYVHDEIGALTLFATHHHELTETADELPRAFNLHFAADQTDEEVSFDHDVRRGAATASYGVQVAREAGVPDDVVERARDLLSETHPESAGVADDEREAERAPEPDQSPTPEAVADGSADALAERLRDMDVATMTPLEAMNELAELKRDVE
- the gfo6 gene encoding D-xylose 1-dehydrogenase Gfo6 — its product is MDDALSEFGRRDWQTESDLELLRFAMIGLGWWTREEAIPATEQSDWCETTVVVSGDHDKAEDVAESAERAETAITYDEFHDGAATDEYDAVYIATPNAKHLEFAESAAEFGKAVLCEKPMEATPERARRMVGTCEDADVPLMVAYRMQTEPAVRRARELVQNGAIGDPVLVHGSMSQRLLEMIPNPDQWRLNPDLSGPGASVMDLGIYPLNTARFVLDAEPAEVSAFARSDDDAFDDVPDEVATFEIRFDDGTLSACSASQNAAQSSHLKVVGTEGEVSVEPAFFDRQNRKFALEVGGNRANVEYEQVDQMLEEFDYFVHQIRTDGEIHPDGRHGLTDIEAMHAVYESAETGSTVSLSDI
- a CDS encoding DUF7344 domain-containing protein encodes the protein MGNERQNLVGDALNHPRRRAVIRRLVTKYLPIPVPSFATYLALSQFPDAETDDFEAFRAEVYDELVRTHLPKLHEAGIVDYDPEVGDGVIDEGPEFERAVALVERPA
- a CDS encoding DsbA family oxidoreductase, with the protein product MSQQSTDALSIYSDYVCPFCYLGKAAMEEYRQQADDPPEVEWRFYDLRGYKRNPDGSIDHDVADGKDDDYFEQVRENVERLKNRYDVEMDLDFSTDVDSWNAQQAALYVRQSYDEDTFLDFHESVFEVLWQEGRDIGDPDVLADIADETGIDSEEIRDATDDETLEAELRERFEQAQQAGVSGIPTFVYEGHAARGAIPPEQFERLIEGGQ
- a CDS encoding VIT1/CCC1 transporter family protein is translated as MLEVLLGDDAERSGAYIAEFVYGANDGIVTTFAVVAGVAGASLSPSIVLVLGAANLFADGFSMGMSNYLSRQSELAYRESRGDSSAAEADGKSPASTALATFVAFVLAGVMPLIPYALAVRPLFPSAVAVTGVTFFVVGASRSLVTDRGWLRSGAEMFAIGMLAAVVAFVVGDLLAGAA
- the nucS gene encoding endonuclease NucS codes for the protein MTFADGDPASGDSADSDPADGDSTSDGSGEHPAESDTLHRPDAEEARARVATAIDRAEMITVFGRCTVEYEGRAVSTLGPGDRLVVLKPDGTALVHTDEGQKPVNWQPPGCAHEAGVEDGQFRIRSVRSSPDEELLVAFEQVQQVATFDVTDQRDLALRGTEEDLRQRILDDPDLVEPGFRPLATERETPAGAVDIYGEDRDGKTIVVELKRKRVGPDAVGQLARYVEALDRDLHADAEIRGILVSPSVTERARKLLGKRGLEFVSLGPPE